From Pseudomonas sp. FP2335, the proteins below share one genomic window:
- a CDS encoding ATP-binding protein, which translates to MIRSLRVRLMLAAATLAVLFMLGLLPAMQGAFSLALQDSIEQRLASDVTTLISAARVENNRLLMPAQLPDERFNLTDSRLLGYIYDREGHLVWRSRATKEENINYKPRYDGRGNEFARIREANGQEFFVYDVEVKLLGGKSAAFSIVALQPVREYQLTLEGLRENLYLGFGAALLVLLTLLWLGLTWGLQALRRLSQELDQIEGGTRESLTEEHPRELLRLTGSLNRLLASEREQRARYRDSLDDLAHSLKTPLAVLQGVSEDMAQRPEDRDQAWVLQSQIERMSQQISYQLQRASLRKSGLVRHQVRLEPVLQSLCDTLDKVYRDKRVSVSFDLPDECYVPIEKGALLELLGNLLENAYRLCVRQVRIRLVESLEGIELCVEDDGPGVPPDQRARILQRGERLDRQHPGQGIGLAVVKDIIESYGARLTLGDSPLGGAAFKIHFPAV; encoded by the coding sequence TTGATTCGCTCGCTGCGCGTGCGCCTGATGCTGGCGGCCGCCACCCTGGCCGTGCTGTTTATGCTCGGTTTGCTGCCGGCGATGCAAGGCGCGTTCAGCCTGGCGTTGCAGGATTCCATCGAGCAGCGCTTGGCGTCGGATGTCACCACCCTGATTTCCGCCGCCCGTGTGGAAAACAACCGCCTGCTGATGCCGGCGCAGTTGCCGGACGAGCGCTTCAACCTCACCGATAGCCGCCTGCTCGGCTATATCTACGACCGTGAGGGCCACCTGGTGTGGCGCTCGCGGGCGACCAAAGAGGAGAACATCAACTACAAGCCGCGCTACGACGGGCGCGGCAATGAGTTTGCGCGGATTCGCGAGGCCAATGGCCAGGAGTTCTTTGTCTATGACGTCGAGGTCAAGTTGCTCGGTGGCAAGAGTGCGGCGTTCAGTATCGTCGCCCTGCAACCGGTGCGTGAATACCAGCTGACCCTCGAAGGCCTGCGCGAAAACCTCTACCTGGGTTTCGGCGCGGCCTTGCTGGTGCTGCTCACGCTATTGTGGTTGGGCCTGACCTGGGGCCTGCAAGCCTTGCGACGCTTGAGCCAGGAACTGGACCAGATCGAAGGCGGCACCCGTGAAAGCCTTACCGAAGAACACCCCCGCGAACTGCTGCGTCTTACCGGTTCCCTCAACCGCTTGCTGGCCAGCGAGCGCGAGCAGCGGGCGCGCTACCGCGATTCCCTCGACGACCTGGCCCACAGCCTGAAAACCCCGCTCGCTGTGCTGCAGGGCGTGAGCGAAGACATGGCCCAGCGCCCGGAAGACCGCGACCAGGCCTGGGTGCTGCAATCGCAGATCGAACGCATGAGCCAGCAGATCAGCTACCAACTGCAGCGCGCCAGCCTGCGCAAAAGCGGCCTGGTGCGCCATCAGGTCCGTCTGGAACCGGTGCTGCAAAGCCTGTGCGACACCCTGGACAAGGTCTACCGCGACAAGCGCGTCAGCGTGTCCTTCGATTTGCCGGACGAGTGCTATGTGCCGATCGAGAAGGGCGCCTTGCTTGAACTGCTCGGCAACCTGCTGGAAAACGCCTACCGCCTGTGTGTACGCCAAGTGCGTATCCGCCTGGTGGAAAGCCTCGAAGGCATCGAGTTGTGTGTCGAGGATGACGGGCCGGGCGTGCCGCCGGATCAGCGTGCACGGATTCTGCAACGGGGTGAGCGGCTGGACCGCCAGCATCCGGGGCAGGGGATCGGGTTGGCGGTGGTCAAGGACATCATTGAGAGCTACGGTGCGCGGCTGACCTTGGGGGATTCGCCGTTGGGTGGGGCTGCTTTCAAGATCCACTTTCCGGCTGTTTGA
- a CDS encoding response regulator transcription factor has product MKLLVVEDEALLRHHLLTRLTDSGHVVEAVANAEEALYQTGQFNHDLAIIDLGLPGMGGLDLIRQLRTQAKTFPILILTARGNWQDKVEGLAAGADDYVVKPFQFEELEARMNALLRRSSGFTQSTIVAGPLLLDLNRKQASLDEQPLALTAYEYRILEYLMRHHQQVVAKDRLMEQLYPDDDERDPNVIEVLVGRLRRKLEGPGGFKPIDTVRGLGYLFNERCL; this is encoded by the coding sequence ATGAAATTGCTGGTGGTGGAAGATGAGGCGCTGCTGCGCCATCACCTGTTGACCCGCCTGACCGACAGCGGGCATGTGGTCGAGGCCGTGGCCAATGCCGAAGAAGCGCTGTACCAGACCGGCCAATTCAACCATGACCTGGCGATCATTGACCTGGGCCTGCCCGGCATGGGCGGCCTGGATCTGATCCGCCAACTGCGTACCCAGGCCAAGACCTTCCCGATCCTGATCCTCACCGCCCGTGGCAACTGGCAGGACAAGGTCGAAGGCCTGGCCGCCGGGGCCGACGACTATGTGGTCAAACCGTTCCAGTTCGAAGAGCTGGAAGCGCGGATGAACGCCTTGCTGCGCCGCTCCAGCGGGTTCACCCAGTCGACCATCGTCGCCGGGCCCTTGTTGCTGGACCTCAATCGCAAGCAAGCGTCCCTCGATGAACAGCCGTTGGCGTTGACCGCGTACGAGTATCGGATTCTCGAATACCTCATGCGTCACCATCAGCAAGTGGTCGCCAAGGACCGCCTGATGGAACAACTCTATCCGGATGACGACGAGCGCGATCCGAACGTGATCGAAGTGCTGGTCGGCCGCCTGCGCCGCAAGCTGGAAGGCCCGGGCGGGTTCAAGCCGATCGACACCGTGCGTGGCCTGGGCTACCTGTTCAATGAGCGCTGCCTTTGA
- a CDS encoding 4'-phosphopantetheinyl transferase, producing MTPLPACCTPLDAHWSLPEPLPGTVLLSTRFDPTLLAEGDFQRSAVPPPPSIQRSVAKRQAEFLAGRLCARAALQQLDQLDCIPAIGEDRAPVWPGHISGSITHSTGHAAAIVGHKAQWRGLGMDLENVMPLERAERLAGEILTADELKRMAHVPREQVALLVTLTFSAKESLFKALYPIVQKRFYFEHAEVVQWDESGAVRLRLLTDLSSEWCYGKELVGQFVLADGQLLSLVAVGA from the coding sequence ATGACTCCTTTACCCGCTTGCTGCACCCCACTCGACGCCCATTGGTCGCTGCCCGAACCCTTGCCGGGCACGGTATTGCTCAGCACTCGCTTCGACCCGACCTTACTGGCCGAGGGCGATTTCCAGCGCAGCGCCGTGCCGCCACCGCCGAGCATCCAGCGCTCAGTGGCCAAGCGCCAGGCCGAGTTCCTTGCCGGCCGCTTGTGCGCCCGTGCCGCGTTGCAGCAGCTGGATCAGCTCGATTGCATCCCGGCCATCGGCGAAGACCGTGCCCCCGTGTGGCCTGGGCATATCAGCGGCTCCATCACCCACAGCACCGGGCATGCCGCAGCGATTGTCGGGCACAAGGCGCAGTGGCGCGGGCTGGGGATGGACCTGGAGAACGTGATGCCGCTGGAGCGCGCCGAACGGCTGGCGGGCGAAATCCTCACCGCCGATGAACTCAAGCGCATGGCGCATGTGCCGCGCGAGCAGGTTGCGTTGCTGGTGACGCTAACGTTTTCGGCCAAGGAGAGCTTGTTCAAGGCGCTGTATCCGATTGTGCAGAAGCGCTTTTATTTTGAACACGCTGAGGTGGTGCAGTGGGATGAGTCAGGGGCTGTGCGGTTACGCTTGCTGACGGACCTGTCCAGCGAGTGGTGTTATGGCAAGGAGTTGGTGGGGCAGTTTGTACTGGCGGATGGGCAGTTGTTGAGCCTGGTGGCGGTCGGCGCCTGA
- a CDS encoding ATP-binding protein: MNSIFLRIYGGMCAALILVALLGVLALHLLNEVRSGQYRERLAHGTFALMGDNLQPMSAIERQRALAVWERLLGIPLELRSLSDAQLDLSQRNRLQRGQVLVQQTGPHAARVLRLVSERESLVLTGEVQQISEQLARATIYLLADELVRFPVAEQPQRLADIKEAKGFGFEMHLMALDQTDMDDDQRRRVSEGDTVMALGKGGDSIRVFAGMVGTPWVLEIGPLYQMNPYPAQWLILIALIGLTLIGLIVYLLVRQLERRLRGLEAAATRIAKGSLEVRVPARGADSVGRLAAAFNGMAEHLQQLLAIQRELVRAVSHELRTPVARLRFGLEMVGDATTPEARHKYLEGMDSDIQDLDGLVDEMLTYARLEQGAPELNFQRVDLNALLDQVIGELSPLRPQVSVARGICLSSAHWDDAWVDAEPRYLHRALQNLVSNAMRHAQGQVLISYQVGQVRCRIDVEDDGPGVPESAWERIFTPFLRLDDSRTRASGGHGLGLSIVRRIIYWHGGRALIGKSNNLGGACFSLSWPRDQEKP, from the coding sequence GTGAACTCGATCTTCCTGCGCATCTACGGCGGCATGTGCGCGGCGCTGATCCTGGTGGCGCTGCTCGGCGTACTCGCCCTGCACCTGCTCAACGAAGTGCGCAGCGGCCAGTACCGCGAGCGCCTGGCCCACGGCACGTTCGCCCTGATGGGCGATAACCTGCAACCCATGAGCGCCATCGAGCGCCAGCGCGCCCTGGCGGTGTGGGAGCGCTTGCTCGGTATTCCCCTGGAGTTGCGCAGCCTCAGCGACGCGCAGTTGGACCTCAGCCAACGCAATCGCCTGCAGCGCGGCCAGGTGCTGGTGCAGCAGACCGGCCCCCATGCGGCGCGCGTGTTGCGCCTGGTCAGCGAGCGCGAATCCCTGGTACTGACCGGCGAAGTGCAGCAGATCAGCGAGCAATTGGCCCGGGCGACCATTTACCTGCTGGCCGACGAACTGGTGCGTTTTCCGGTCGCCGAACAGCCGCAACGCCTGGCGGACATAAAGGAAGCCAAGGGTTTTGGCTTCGAGATGCACCTGATGGCCCTTGACCAGACCGATATGGACGACGACCAGCGCCGCCGCGTATCGGAAGGCGATACGGTGATGGCCCTTGGCAAGGGCGGTGATTCGATCCGCGTGTTCGCCGGCATGGTTGGTACGCCGTGGGTGTTGGAAATCGGCCCGCTGTATCAGATGAACCCGTACCCGGCGCAATGGCTGATCCTGATCGCGTTGATCGGCCTGACCCTGATCGGTTTGATCGTCTATCTATTGGTGCGCCAGTTGGAGCGCCGCTTGCGCGGCCTGGAAGCCGCCGCCACACGGATCGCCAAAGGCAGCCTGGAGGTGCGCGTGCCGGCCCGTGGCGCCGACTCGGTGGGGCGCCTGGCTGCCGCCTTTAATGGCATGGCCGAGCACTTGCAGCAATTGCTGGCGATCCAGCGCGAACTGGTGCGCGCGGTGTCCCACGAACTGCGCACCCCGGTGGCGCGCCTGCGCTTCGGCCTGGAGATGGTGGGCGATGCCACCACGCCCGAGGCTCGACACAAATACCTGGAGGGCATGGACAGTGACATCCAGGATCTCGATGGCCTGGTCGATGAAATGCTCACCTATGCCCGCCTGGAACAGGGCGCGCCGGAGCTGAATTTCCAGCGTGTCGACCTCAACGCCTTGCTCGATCAGGTGATCGGCGAATTATCGCCACTGCGCCCGCAAGTCTCGGTCGCCCGTGGCATTTGCCTGTCCTCGGCGCATTGGGACGACGCCTGGGTCGACGCCGAGCCGCGCTACCTGCACCGCGCCCTGCAAAACCTGGTGAGCAACGCCATGCGTCACGCCCAGGGGCAGGTGCTGATCAGTTACCAGGTGGGCCAGGTGCGTTGCCGCATCGATGTGGAGGATGACGGACCGGGTGTGCCGGAAAGCGCCTGGGAGCGCATCTTCACGCCGTTCCTGCGCTTGGATGACAGCCGCACCCGTGCTTCCGGTGGGCATGGGCTGGGGTTGTCGATCGTGCGGCGGATCATCTACTGGCATGGCGGGCGGGCGTTGATCGGCAAGAGCAACAACCTGGGTGGGGCTTGTTTCAGCTTGAGTTGGCCCAGGGATCAGGAGAAACCTTGA
- a CDS encoding response regulator → MEQEAWQILIVEDDERLAELTRDYLESNGLRVSVESDGALAAARIVAEQPDLVILDLMLPGEDGLSICRKVRERYDGVILMLTARTDDMDQVLGLDMGADDYVCKPVRPRLLLARIQALLRRSEPAEAAIVENQRRLQFGPLVVDNALREAWLHDGGIELTSAEFDLLWLLVANAGRILSREEIFIALRGIGYDGQDRSIDVRISRIRPKIGDDPIHPRLIKTIRSKGYLFVPEAAADMPL, encoded by the coding sequence GTGGAGCAAGAAGCCTGGCAGATACTGATCGTCGAGGACGACGAGCGATTGGCCGAGTTGACCCGTGATTACCTGGAAAGCAACGGCCTGCGCGTATCGGTGGAAAGCGACGGTGCCCTGGCCGCGGCGCGTATCGTTGCCGAACAACCTGACCTGGTGATCCTCGACCTCATGCTCCCCGGCGAAGACGGCCTGAGCATCTGCCGTAAGGTGCGTGAGCGCTACGACGGCGTGATCCTGATGCTCACCGCGCGTACCGACGACATGGACCAGGTGCTCGGCCTGGACATGGGCGCCGACGACTACGTGTGCAAACCCGTGCGTCCACGCCTCTTGTTGGCGCGCATCCAGGCCCTGCTGCGGCGCAGCGAACCGGCCGAAGCGGCCATCGTCGAAAACCAGCGCCGCCTGCAATTCGGCCCGTTGGTGGTGGACAACGCCCTGCGCGAAGCCTGGCTGCATGACGGCGGCATCGAGCTGACCAGCGCCGAATTCGACCTGTTATGGCTATTGGTGGCGAATGCCGGGCGCATTCTGTCTCGCGAAGAAATCTTTATCGCCCTGCGCGGCATCGGCTACGACGGCCAGGACCGCTCCATAGATGTGCGTATCTCGCGCATCCGCCCGAAAATAGGCGATGACCCGATCCACCCGCGCCTGATCAAGACCATCCGCAGCAAAGGCTATCTGTTCGTCCCCGAAGCCGCTGCCGATATGCCGCTGTGA
- a CDS encoding ribonucleoside-diphosphate reductase subunit alpha produces MQTDTTRENPQGSVPQAADSNQDLSATAPGQLRVIKRNGTVVPYTDDKITVAITKAFLAVEGGTAAASSRIHDTVARLTEQVTATFKRRMPSGGTIHIEEIQDQVELALMRAGEQKVARDYVIYRDARSKERAVRTPAEDAAVQAHPSIRITLADGTFAPLDLGRLNTIVTEACEGLEEVDGDLIQRETLKNLYDGVALTDVNTALVMTARTLVEREPNYSFVTARLLMDTLRAEGLGFLGVADSATHHEMADLYAKALPAYIAKGIEFELLNPVLASFDLEKLGKAINHERDQQFTYLGLQTLYDRYFIHKDGIRFELPQVFFMRVAMGLAIEEKHKEDRAIEFYNLLSSFDYMSSTPTLFNAGTLRPQLSSCYLTTVPDDLSGIYHAIHDNAMLSKFAGGLGNDWTPVRALGSYIKGTNGKSQGVVPFLKVVNDTAVAVNQGGKRKGAVCAYLETWHMDIEEFIELRKNTGDDRRRTHDMNTANWIPDLFMKRVFDDGQWTLFSPSEVPDLHDLTGKAFEERYEYYEALAQYPGKIKLFKTIQAKDLWRKMLSMLFETGHPWLTFKDPCNLRSPQQHVGVVHSSNLCTEITLNTNKDEIAVCNLGSINLPNHIVNGKLDTAKLERTVNTAVRMLDNVIDINYYSVPQAQNSNFKHRPVGLGIMGFQDALYLQHIPYGSDAAVEFADKSMEAVSYYAIQASCDLADERGAYETFQGSLWSKGILPLDSQQILIEQRGQKYIDVDLNESLDWAPVRARVQKGIRNSNIMAIAPTATIANITGVSQSIEPTYQNLYVKSNLSGEFTVINPYLVRDLKARGLWDSVMINDLKYYDGSVQQIERIPQELKELYATAFEVDTKWIVDAASRRQKWIDQAQSLNLYIAGASGKKLDVTYRMAWYRGLKTTYYLRALAATSTEKSTINTGKLNAVSSGNHGDDSVLAAPAGPAPVPKACAIDEPDCEACQ; encoded by the coding sequence ATGCAAACCGACACAACTCGCGAGAACCCGCAAGGCTCCGTGCCGCAGGCCGCTGATTCGAACCAGGATCTGTCCGCCACTGCACCAGGCCAATTGCGCGTGATCAAGCGTAACGGCACTGTCGTTCCTTACACCGATGACAAAATCACCGTCGCCATCACCAAAGCGTTCCTTGCAGTTGAAGGCGGCACCGCTGCTGCCTCGTCGCGCATCCACGACACCGTTGCCCGCCTGACCGAACAAGTCACCGCGACCTTCAAGCGTCGCATGCCGTCGGGCGGCACCATCCATATCGAAGAAATCCAGGACCAGGTCGAACTGGCCCTGATGCGTGCCGGCGAACAGAAAGTCGCCCGCGACTACGTGATCTACCGTGACGCCCGCTCCAAGGAACGCGCTGTCCGCACCCCGGCCGAAGACGCCGCGGTACAAGCTCACCCATCGATCCGCATCACCCTGGCCGACGGCACGTTTGCACCGCTGGACCTGGGCCGCCTGAACACCATCGTGACCGAGGCCTGCGAAGGCCTGGAAGAAGTCGACGGTGACCTGATCCAGCGCGAAACCCTGAAGAACCTGTACGACGGCGTAGCCCTGACCGACGTCAACACCGCCCTGGTGATGACCGCCCGTACCCTGGTTGAACGTGAGCCGAACTACTCGTTCGTGACCGCGCGCCTGCTGATGGACACCCTGCGTGCCGAAGGCCTGGGCTTCCTCGGCGTGGCCGACAGCGCGACCCACCACGAGATGGCCGACCTGTACGCCAAGGCCCTGCCGGCCTACATCGCCAAGGGTATCGAATTCGAATTGCTCAACCCGGTCCTGGCCAGCTTCGACCTGGAAAAACTCGGCAAGGCGATCAACCACGAGCGTGACCAGCAGTTCACCTACCTGGGCCTGCAAACCCTGTACGACCGTTACTTCATCCACAAGGACGGTATCCGCTTCGAACTGCCACAAGTGTTCTTCATGCGCGTGGCCATGGGCCTGGCGATCGAAGAGAAGCACAAAGAAGACCGTGCCATCGAGTTCTACAACCTGCTGTCGTCCTTCGACTACATGTCGTCGACCCCGACCTTGTTCAACGCCGGCACCCTGCGTCCACAGCTGTCCAGCTGCTACCTGACCACCGTGCCGGATGACCTGTCGGGCATCTACCACGCGATCCACGACAACGCCATGTTGTCCAAATTCGCCGGCGGCCTGGGCAACGACTGGACACCGGTGCGTGCGCTGGGTTCGTACATCAAGGGCACCAACGGCAAGTCCCAGGGCGTTGTACCGTTCCTGAAAGTGGTGAACGACACTGCCGTTGCGGTTAACCAGGGCGGCAAGCGCAAAGGCGCTGTGTGTGCCTACCTGGAAACCTGGCACATGGACATTGAAGAGTTCATCGAGCTGCGCAAGAACACCGGTGATGATCGTCGTCGTACCCACGACATGAACACCGCCAACTGGATCCCTGACCTGTTCATGAAGCGTGTCTTCGACGACGGCCAGTGGACCCTGTTCTCGCCATCCGAAGTGCCGGACCTGCACGACCTGACCGGCAAGGCCTTCGAAGAGCGCTACGAGTACTACGAAGCCCTGGCCCAGTACCCAGGCAAGATCAAGCTGTTCAAGACCATCCAGGCCAAAGACCTGTGGCGCAAGATGCTGTCCATGCTGTTCGAAACCGGTCACCCATGGCTGACCTTCAAAGACCCGTGCAACCTGCGCAGCCCGCAGCAGCACGTGGGCGTGGTCCACAGTTCGAACCTGTGCACCGAGATCACCTTGAACACCAACAAGGACGAGATCGCCGTTTGCAACCTGGGCTCGATCAACCTGCCGAACCACATCGTCAACGGCAAGCTGGACACCGCCAAGCTGGAACGTACCGTCAACACCGCAGTGCGCATGCTCGATAACGTGATCGACATCAACTACTACTCGGTGCCACAGGCGCAGAACTCCAACTTCAAGCACCGTCCGGTCGGCCTGGGCATCATGGGCTTCCAGGACGCTTTGTACCTGCAGCACATTCCTTACGGTTCGGATGCTGCGGTCGAGTTCGCCGACAAGTCCATGGAAGCGGTCAGCTACTACGCGATCCAGGCTTCCTGCGACCTGGCCGACGAGCGCGGTGCCTACGAGACGTTCCAGGGTTCGCTGTGGTCCAAAGGCATCCTGCCGCTGGATTCGCAACAGATCCTGATCGAGCAACGTGGCCAGAAGTACATCGACGTTGACCTGAACGAATCCCTGGACTGGGCGCCGGTACGTGCCCGCGTGCAGAAAGGCATTCGTAACTCCAACATCATGGCCATCGCGCCGACCGCGACCATCGCCAACATCACCGGCGTATCGCAGTCGATCGAACCGACCTACCAGAACCTGTATGTGAAATCGAACCTGTCGGGCGAATTCACCGTGATCAACCCGTACCTGGTTCGCGACCTAAAGGCCCGCGGCCTGTGGGACTCGGTGATGATCAACGACCTGAAGTACTACGACGGCTCCGTGCAGCAGATCGAGCGCATCCCGCAAGAACTCAAAGAGCTCTATGCGACCGCTTTCGAAGTGGACACCAAGTGGATCGTTGACGCCGCCAGCCGTCGTCAGAAGTGGATCGACCAGGCCCAGTCCCTGAACCTGTACATCGCAGGCGCATCGGGCAAGAAGCTGGACGTAACCTACCGCATGGCGTGGTACCGTGGCCTGAAAACCACTTACTACCTCCGTGCCCTGGCTGCGACCAGCACCGAGAAGTCGACCATCAACACCGGCAAGCTGAACGCTGTTTCCAGCGGCAACCACGGTGATGATTCGGTGCTCGCTGCCCCTGCCGGCCCGGCACCAGTGCCAAAAGCCTGCGCGATTGACGAGCCAGATTGCGAAGCCTGCCAATAA
- the flgE gene encoding flagellar hook protein FlgE, giving the protein MSFNIGLSGLYAANKQLDVTGNNIANVATTGFKSSRAEFADIYAASKLGTGQNSIGNGVNLAAVSQQFTQGDVNNSGGVLDMAIQGGGFFVQKGSDGSLEYTRSGAFRADKDGYITNNTGTSRLQGYAADDNGKIVKGGLVDLQLNLSSLPPKASTKVDSTSNLNSSDLPIDQTAHPFDPTKTDSFNTQYSTTLYDTQGNAHSMVQYMVKTGSNVWKSYTLIDGRNPDGTAISGSDPFGVTAPVASTLTFDEAGKLKTIVAPNVAGTTMTVDDWVPGGMVNGLWQKNGAKANPDGIAVNMGNITQYNSASYRNPPVTDGYATGQITGLKIDGSGVLFATFSNQQSKAIGQISLASFNNEQGLQPSGGTTWRETFASGQPGYDAPQTGTLGSIVANSLENSNVNLTNELVDLIKAQSNYQANAKTISTQSTIMQTIIQMT; this is encoded by the coding sequence ATGTCTTTTAACATCGGCCTTAGCGGCCTCTATGCGGCCAACAAACAACTGGACGTGACCGGCAACAACATCGCCAACGTCGCGACCACTGGCTTCAAATCGTCCCGTGCGGAATTCGCGGACATCTACGCCGCGTCCAAACTGGGTACCGGCCAGAACAGCATCGGCAACGGGGTGAACCTGGCGGCGGTGTCCCAGCAGTTCACCCAGGGTGACGTCAACAACAGCGGCGGCGTGCTGGACATGGCGATCCAGGGCGGCGGCTTCTTCGTACAGAAGGGCAGCGACGGCTCGCTGGAATACACCCGTAGCGGCGCCTTCCGTGCCGACAAAGATGGTTACATCACCAACAACACTGGCACCTCGCGCCTGCAAGGCTATGCGGCGGATGACAATGGCAAGATCGTCAAGGGTGGCCTGGTCGACCTGCAACTGAACCTGTCGAGCCTGCCGCCAAAGGCGTCCACCAAGGTGGATTCCACCAGTAACCTGAATTCGTCGGACCTGCCGATCGACCAGACGGCACACCCGTTTGATCCTACCAAGACCGACAGCTTCAACACCCAGTACTCCACCACGCTTTACGATACCCAGGGCAACGCCCACTCGATGGTGCAGTACATGGTCAAGACGGGCTCCAACGTCTGGAAGTCCTACACCTTGATCGACGGCCGCAACCCTGACGGTACTGCCATCAGCGGTTCCGACCCATTCGGCGTGACGGCGCCTGTCGCGTCGACGCTGACCTTTGACGAAGCCGGCAAACTCAAGACTATTGTTGCGCCGAATGTCGCTGGCACCACAATGACCGTTGACGACTGGGTTCCAGGCGGCATGGTCAACGGCTTGTGGCAGAAAAACGGTGCTAAAGCCAACCCTGACGGGATCGCCGTCAACATGGGCAACATTACCCAGTACAACTCCGCCAGCTACCGTAACCCGCCGGTCACCGACGGCTACGCCACCGGCCAGATCACTGGCTTGAAAATCGACGGCAGCGGCGTACTGTTCGCCACGTTCAGCAACCAGCAGAGCAAGGCCATCGGCCAGATCTCCCTGGCCAGCTTCAACAACGAACAGGGCCTGCAGCCATCGGGCGGCACCACCTGGAGAGAGACCTTCGCATCTGGCCAGCCGGGTTACGACGCCCCGCAAACCGGCACCCTGGGTTCGATCGTGGCCAACTCCCTGGAGAACTCCAACGTCAACCTGACCAATGAGCTGGTGGACCTGATCAAGGCCCAGAGCAACTATCAGGCGAACGCCAAGACGATCTCCACCCAGAGCACCATCATGCAGACCATCATTCAGATGACGTGA
- the flgD gene encoding flagellar hook assembly protein FlgD has product MAIVDTTSTNTAVQNLFNTKVNTATNNVASAATAATGNQSLGKDAFLQLLVTQLKNQNPLSPQDNGAFVAQLAQFSSLEGINTLNDSVNAISSNFSSSQALQASSLVGRSIITQTDKALVDTSKSMTGSVAVTSAVGNVSIKITDKDGNVVRTIDMGAQSAGTSDFIWDGKNEKGEVAPAGTYTFAATTKNDKGDAVALSTSLPATVTSVTLSKTGGEMLLNLAGGMGSVKLSQIQTIGT; this is encoded by the coding sequence ATGGCTATCGTTGATACAACATCAACCAATACAGCGGTGCAGAACCTTTTCAACACGAAGGTCAACACTGCCACCAACAATGTTGCGAGCGCTGCCACCGCTGCCACGGGCAACCAGTCCCTGGGCAAGGATGCATTCCTGCAATTGCTGGTGACTCAGCTGAAGAACCAGAACCCGCTGTCGCCTCAGGACAACGGCGCGTTCGTGGCCCAGCTGGCGCAGTTCAGCAGCCTGGAAGGCATCAACACGCTGAACGACTCGGTGAATGCGATCTCCAGCAACTTCAGCTCGTCGCAAGCGCTGCAGGCTTCGTCGCTGGTGGGGCGTTCGATCATCACCCAGACCGACAAGGCCCTGGTGGATACGAGCAAGAGCATGACCGGTTCGGTCGCGGTGACTTCTGCGGTGGGCAACGTCTCCATCAAGATCACCGACAAAGACGGCAACGTGGTACGCACCATCGACATGGGCGCCCAGAGTGCCGGCACTTCCGACTTTATCTGGGATGGCAAGAACGAAAAGGGCGAGGTTGCTCCAGCGGGCACCTACACCTTCGCGGCCACCACCAAGAACGACAAGGGCGACGCCGTTGCCTTGAGCACTTCGCTGCCAGCCACGGTCACCAGCGTGACCCTGAGCAAGACCGGCGGCGAAATGCTGCTGAACCTGGCGGGCGGCATGGGCAGCGTCAAGCTGTCGCAAATTCAGACTATCGGTACATAG
- the flgC gene encoding flagellar basal body rod protein FlgC, translated as MSLSSVFNIAGSGMSAQTTRLNTVASNIANAETVSSSIDQTYRARHPVFATMFQAGQNGGSDSLFQEQGAAGSGVQVLGVVEDQSNLEARYEPNHPAANEKGYVYYPNVNVVEEMADMISASRSFQTNAEMMNTAKTMMQKVLTLGQ; from the coding sequence ATGTCCCTGTCCAGTGTTTTCAATATTGCCGGTAGTGGCATGAGCGCCCAGACCACGCGTCTGAACACCGTCGCCAGTAACATCGCCAACGCCGAAACCGTGTCGTCGAGCATTGACCAGACCTACCGCGCCCGCCACCCAGTGTTCGCCACCATGTTCCAGGCCGGTCAGAACGGCGGCAGCGACTCGCTGTTCCAGGAGCAGGGTGCCGCAGGTTCCGGCGTGCAGGTGTTGGGCGTGGTCGAAGACCAGAGCAACCTCGAAGCCCGCTACGAACCCAACCACCCTGCCGCGAACGAAAAGGGTTACGTGTACTACCCCAACGTCAACGTGGTCGAGGAAATGGCTGACATGATTTCCGCCAGTCGCTCGTTCCAGACCAACGCGGAAATGATGAACACCGCCAAAACCATGATGCAAAAGGTCCTGACCCTGGGTCAGTGA